The sequence caatttgttaaactataaataggttgttgaacCATGAAAAATGAGAATTAATACACCAaattgattatcaatgtaatcgtttttACTTCCGCGTATGTGCTTTCCTTCTCTCTTACTCGATCCTACATTTTTCCATGTGAAGTAATCTATGAAGTTCATATATAACCCATTGGGAGGAAATCGGTATGATGTAATTACAagttgtgtgtgtgttttttgtttttttgggttcTATGGATCATCTCTTGTAAGTGAAGTGTCCGTCTCACTGTGTCGGATTTAGATTCAAGTAGCACTGGACCTGCACATGTGTGAGGGGTTAGTTAAAGGTCAACTTTTGTTAATTGGACGAACGCATATTCTATGTTTTCCACGATAATATATGCTAATCATTGGATTTTATTAATCCCTTACACTTAGGTACCTTGATGTTGGTGTGCAAGTTTTAATTTCGGTTcgctgtttttttttatttttttttgactcaGAAAATGGcaaattttattaagaaaattAGAGCACTCTCCATAAGGAATGAGAGCATCTATAAACAGATACAAGTAAAAATACCGAAAACCTGTAAAGAAATGGAGAAAACAAAAAAGTTTTAAACAATAGATGCATGCCAATTATGAATGACCATTTCAAGAGAATATTGTTTAAACACTTCCTCTTTCATCAGCCAATTATAAAGCAGGTCTTTAGTATCATCTATTAACTTTTCAACTGAAGTATAGATTCCTTGATGAAGTCTTCGATTCTTCTCAAGCCAGACTGTCCACCAAACAACAAAAGGAATTAAACTCCAAAAATTATCACGCTACAACTTTACCACTGCACAGATTTTTttcaattattattttaataaggagtataacaaaaagaaacaattaGTCTTCATCCTGATCCCTCCTTACCACAAGCTGATTTATTTAAATTAGTgaggaattttttaaatttttttccgtATAGAAAACACATCAATAAGGCTACATATAGTGAATACTACTATCAACCACATACAAAATGAGTTAAAACCGCACAAAATGAATCATGCATGATCTACTCCATAGTTAAGAGAAAGTGCTAGTATGGATTTTATAATCGTCAagaaagatttgtttcaacatatCATTGTGGGGTAACGAAATACTCGATCGAATCCCGAAACCCGATTGTTATCTCAATTGTCGGACGAACACAACGTAACAAGTTTGgaaaattattaatttttttctttgcaTAATTTTGGTTGTTGTTGCGAGAATGGTTTTATGGagtatatatatattcatatttTACATGATTTACTCCATATTTAAGAAAAAGTGCTATTGTGGATTACACAATCATTAAGAAAGATTTGTTTCCACGTATCATTCCAGTGTAACTAAGTTCCCGACCGAATCACAGAACCCAATTGTTATCTCAATTGTCGACGAACAAAATGTAGCAGGTTTTGcaaattaataaattttttgttttgcataaTTTTATGGTTGTTGCGAGAATGGTTTTTTTGGAGTAAAtatatattttgcatgatttaaTCTATAGTTAAGAGAAAATGTTATTATGGATTCCACAATcatcaaaaaaaatttgtttcgATATATCATGCCAGGGTAACTAAGTTCTCGATGGAATCCAAGAGCCCAAATTGTTATCTGAACTGTCTTTgcataattaataaattttgtctTTGCATAATTTCTGTTGTTGTTGcaagaattattttttttgaagtaaaTATTCATATTTTACATCTCTCTAGTCTAGCCATCAGATTTAACGCATGAGAAGATTCACAAAAGCTACCTAAACGTATCTATTAAAAGTAACAGACAGCAGTACATGTACATCACCCAGCAGATGAGCTGTTTTAATGTTCTTTCACATTTCCCTCGTCCTTCAGTCGCATTAAAATATCGATTTTAATTTTCAACCGTAACTCCCGGTTAAAATTTCAGGCTAGTAGATAGTCGGAAAAAACATACATAGATTCCGATTagtttttatgaaaaaaataaCGTCAAAATGTAGTATTTAACAATGTCACGCTACGCCAAGTATAAATGATTCTCAAAATTATAACACCATTAATAAATGTTTCTTTATCCATCAGTTTTATTACAATACAGTTTAATAGAAACAAAGATTCCTGGAAATGGAAAAGGAGACACACAAGGAAAGATGAACAAAAACATCACACTTAAATAATTCGGCTAATGTCATAGTAATTTATATGGTTCTTTTCTTAATATTCACcttcaatccatttttcatatgaAGATTTATGAATGGTTTGGGGAAAACATGATGACCTTTCACCACTTCAACATGGTAGTAGTATTTTCAGTAATTGATAAAACAAGAAACTGATTTTCATTACACACTAAAAGCAAGACAAATCTGTATTTATACAAGACTTGAATAAGACAAGAGATGTTAGTACAGGACAGGCTGTAGACAACTCACACTCAGCCAATGAGAGACATTTCTCACACAAGCAGACACACGTGAGAACACTGTAAAACTCACAGTACTATTAGCCCCCCTCAAGCTGGAGGTTGCTACTAGAGATTACCTGCAGCTTGTCTCTGAGTGTAGAAAACCTTGGTCCTGCCAATcccttggtgagaatatcagcaatTTGATCCCAAGTTGAAATGTATGTGACCTGAATATTTTTGTTCTGGACAAGCTCTCTGACAAAATGATAATCAAtggccaggtgtttcattttacTATGAAATACTGGATTACATGACACAGAAACCGCACTTTGATTGTCACAAGAAATCAATGGTGGAGCAGGAAGCAAGAGATGAAGATCTTTGAGTAGCTGACAAACCCAAACAATTTAGTTGTGGTATTGGCTAGAGACCTGTATTCTGATTCAGTGGAACTTCTTGAAACACCACCTTGTCTTTTTCTAGACCATGAAATTGGATTGGgaccaaaaaatatacaaaaacctCCTGTAGATCTTCTTGTATCAATTGATCCTGCCCAGTCAGCATCACTAAAGCCATGTAGTGTAAGAAGACCTTTGGAAAACAGTATACCATAATCTAGGGTGCCTTTGATGTATCTTAGAATTCTCTTGGCTGCAATAAAGTGTTGATCAGTGGGAGCTTGCATATAAAGACATACCTGATTCACAACAAAACCAATTTCAGGCCTTGTCCAAGTAAGATATTGTAGAGCACCCACTAATGATCTGTATTCACTTGGGTCTGCTAATGGAGTACCAGCTGAAGCAGTGAGTGAAGTAGAGAGGGAGACTGGTGTACCACAGGGTTTAGCACCAGTCATATTGAATTTCTCCAATAATTCCAAGGCATACTTAGTTTGACTAAGAAAAAGATTGGCTGAACTTCTTTTCACCTGAAGACCAAGAAAATAATGAAGAGAGCCCAAGTCTTTGATGGGAAAGTATGTCTTAAGGTGATTGATAAACTGAGAAAtatactcagttgaattcccagtgataataatgtcatctacatagaccaGAAGAACTGTAATCCTTGAGccaaacttttgaacaaataaggAAGCATCTTCTAAGGAGGGTTTGAAGTCATGAGAGATAAGAATTTGTAGCAatttatcataccaagctctgGGAGCTTGCTTGAGGCCATAGATTGATTTATGAAGTTTACATACATAATGAGGCTTGGTTTGATCAACAAAGCCTGGAGGTTGGTGCATATAGACATCTTCAGCTAAATCCCCATGTAAAAAGGCATTACTAACATCTAATTGTTTCATTTCCCAGTTGAAGTGAACTGCCAATGAAATAATTAGTCTAATAGTTGTTGGTTTGGCTACAGGACTAAAGGTTTCTGTGTAgtcaattccttcttgttgatGAAACCCTTTGGCCACCAGTCTAGATTTACATTTATCTAAAGAACCATGAGCCTTATATTTGATTCTAAACACCCACTTACAGCCTACAACATTATAGGATGGATCTGGTGCAACAAGTGTATATGTGCCTGCATCCTTAAGAGCTGTATGTTCTTCTTACATAGAATGTTTCCATTGAGGTATTTTAATTTCGTTAGAATAACAAGTAGGTATGGGTGGTGGAATAGCAGAAGTAAGATTGGCTGATAGAACATACTTTGTATTAAAGACTTTGGGTTTAAAAATACCTCTTTTACCCCTTGTTACCATGGAGTGTGAATTAACCAGTGAAGGAATACCAGAAGCTGAAGTATTTTCAGAAATTGTTGTAGTGGAAGCATCAGACTTAACAATTTTTGAAGTATCAGTAGATAAAATATAAATGGATGCAGCTGGTGAGGTTGATGTTGCAGGTGTTGGTGCAAAAATCTTGACAGATGGAGCTGTAGAAGCAATATCAGTTGGTGCTGATGAACTTGCAATGCCAGGGAGTAATGTATCTGAAGATCTCAATGTGAAGAAAGTCTCATTAAATACTACATGTTTGGAGATATatactttccctgttttaatatctaAACATCTGTATCCTTTGTGCATAGAActgtaaccaataaaaacacagtgTACACTCCTTGGTTGGAGTTTATGTGTAGTGTAAGGCCTTATCCATGGAAAGCATGATGAACCAAAGGATCTAAAGAAGGAATAATCTGGTTTCTGACAAACAACTTTTCAAAAGGAGATAGATAATCCAAAGTTCTAACAGGCAGTCTATTAATAACATAATTGGTTGTATAACCAGGATTGACACCATTATTAAGCAGATAAGGTGGAAATGGTAAAGATCCATCAAGAAAACCATTGACTCTGTATCGAAAAGAAGTGGTAGAAGAAGTGAGTTCCAGGTAAGGAAGTTGTCATCCTTGAGTTTGTAACTGAGAATTTGTGAGATTTGATTAAGAGGAACTTGAGAGATTCTTGATTCATATGCTGCCATTGAAAGAAGAAACAAGAAAATTGTGTATaaaagtgatgaaaaatagattgAAAGATTGAATTGAAGTAAGATGGGTGATTAAAGTTTTGATTGAATTGAAGAAATTAGATTTGAAAATTGGTTGAAAGGTTGAATGCCATTAATGGCGATTGCGGAAGCAGTATTCATCTGATACCATAGTAGTATTTTCAGTAATTGATAAAACAAGAAACTGATTTTCATTACACACTAAAAACAAGACAAACCTGTATTTATATAAGACCTGACTAAGACAAGAGATGTTAGTACAGGACAGGCTGTAGACAACTCACACTCAGCCAATGAGAGACATTTCTCACACAAGCAAACACACGTGAAAACACTGTAAAACTCACAGTACTATTACATGGAAGTTGAATAGCACAGCTGCAACAACAGACTTCATCAGCGTAAAAGATATATCCTTCCCTATACAGGATCTTGGTCCAATATTAAAAGGGAAGAATTTGGATATCGACTCCGTAATTAGCTTCCCATTTTCAGCTATCCACCTCTCTGGCTTAAATTCGAAACAATCTTCACCCCAAATCCATGGCATTCTTCCCACTGAATAGAATGAAAGTACTATTTCGAGTCCAGGAGTGATTATACTCCCATCTGGAAGTTGATCTTTCTTAACAGCAGATTTTCTGTTAAAAAGAAGCGGCGGGTAGAGTCTTAAAGATTCGCATAAAGCCGCATGCAGATAGATTAAACCTTTTAAATCCTCCGAACCAAAAATCCATGGTCATTTAGGGCCACGAGtgcttcctttttctttttccctaTTCTTTGTAGACAATACAAATTTCAGCTCTTCCAAGATCTTTGTCTCGACAGCGGATGTCTTCGAAACTAGCCAGAAAAACCAAGTGAGACCCGATGTAATTGTGTCTCTTCCAGCTATTAAAAAATTAATCATTTTATCTCTAAGAAAAATATCTTTCATAGGCAAAGAAGAAACGATACTGGTCTTATCTTCTACAACTTTTATGTGAGTTTTTTTTTGATCGGAGAAGAGAAGATATATTAGAATAATATAATTTACAGTAGTCTACCGATGATGGCAGAAACAAACAACGAAAAGAAAGATATATTACATGAATAAATTATCCCAATCATTAATCACAGCACTAGAGAAGTTCACATGAACTCTGCGGCCCATAAGAGGATAGAAGTCTTAACTTCATTGACCAGGTTGTCATCTGTCTTGAAGATATTGTTTGAATTAAAGGTACGGCTGTTGCGCTCTTTCcataaaaaccagaaaattgcTGCtggtatcaaattccaaatataGTTTCCATTGTTCGTAAAGGTTGTATTGTGCCAACAAAGAGCAAGCTGCATAATCGATCCAGGAATTACCCAAACATACCGAGAGGTAGGCAACAAAAGCAAATCACGTGAAGGAAGCGCTATGGAAAGATAATTCTCGTTTCTCCCAAAAATCACATTAACGTTAATATCAAAAGCAAATCACGAACAAGCATCTTGTAAATCAATGCTGGACCCTTCTTCAGCTACATGAGCTAAAAATGGGACTAATTGTTCTTCCACCACCTTCTGGCTCATGTTTGAAACCAGAGTTTTGAATTCTCTTGAATCCAACCCTGCATGGGACATTTTTCTTTGCATTCTCCAACGATCAGAAACCACTTTAAAAATCCCATCACCAAGTATGTACTCGATACGTGAAAAGTATCGTtcggtccttttttaggtggtcctaAGTTAGTTTGGTCCTTTCAGAAATTACTTTTTTTATTTGgttcataattatttaaaaatattaaatggaccaaaATATCCTTCGGTGTTAATTCTTACTGATGAATTCCGGAGTGCATATCTCCAAATGAACACCTAAGGGCGTGTCCCCTTTCACAATTCTGCCATGACGGGTTTACTTGTTCGCGGTTTCCACAGTCCTACTAAGATAGAAAACTTGGAACGAATAGACAAAGGTATATAATGTAGGGAAGGGTCTAGTCACGCACCTCGTGGACATACCTCTTTTACGTGGATCGCTGCCCTCCACGCTGCTCTGTCGAGCGCCAACTCTCTCTCCAAGCCTCGGTCCTTCAGGTCCCGTTTTATACATTCATCCCAGGTTAATTTCGGTCGTCCTCGTCTCTCCATTCTGCTTTCGGTTCGTCCGATGCGGCCTATTCGTACCGGGGCCTTGGGTGGTCTCCGCTGTAGATGCCCATACCAACGCAGCCGGTGCTGCGTGAGTATCTTCTCCATCGATGCCACACCAGGCTTCCTATGAATAAGATCATTCCGGATCTTATCGTGTCTTGTCATCCCACAAGACCATCTCAGCATCTTCATTTCCGCCACATGCAGTTTTAAAATGTGTGGGATTTTTGTTGCCCAACATTCCGCCCTGTATAGAAGTGCGGGTCAGATTACCGTCTTTTAGAACTTTCCCTTCAGCTTAGTTGGAACATTACGGTCACAGAGAACGTCCGTTGAAAGTCTCCATTTGGCCAGCCTGCGTTAATTCTGTGTCGGATGTCCTCGTCTATGTCTCCGTTACTTTGGATCATAGATCTCAAATACTGGAAGGACTCTTTCTTTGGAACAATCTGCCCATCTAACATTGGTTCTCCCTCGTCCGTTTCTGTTTCGTCGAAGTCACATTTCAGGTATTCAGTCTTGGTTCTGCTGAGTCTGAAGCCCTTCGATTCCAGTGTCTGTCGCCAGCACTCCAGCTTTTGTTCTGCATCTTTCTTTGATTCCCCAAGGAGGGCGACATCATCCGCAAAGAGCATACACCAAGGTATTTCTCCCTAAATGTCCTTCGTGACTTGGTCCAGTACTAGCGCAAATAAGTATGGACTCAAGGCCGACCCTTGGTGTAGTCCGATCTTGATGGGGAAGTCGTCCGAGAACCCGTCACACGCCCGGACTCCTGTGATAGCTCCCTCATATATATCCTTAATAAGGGAAATATATTTAGAAGGTACCTTTTTTCTGTTCGAGTGCCCACCACATTACCTCCCGTGGGACTCTGTCATAAGCCTTCTCAAGGTCTATGAATACCATGTGCAGAATTTGCATTCGTTCCCTATAGCGCTCCATTAGTTGTTTAACCAGGAAAAACGCTTCGGTAGTTGATCTCCCCGGCATAAACCCAAATTGATTGTTTGAGACGGTAGTTTTCCCCCTATCCGACGATCGATGATGCGTTCCCACAATTTCGTCGTGTGGCCCATAAGTTTGATGCCCCTGTAGTTTGAACAATTTTGTATATCCCCTTTGTTCTTGAAGATCGGAACAATGACGCTTCTTCGCCACTCATCCGGCATCCTGTTCGACCGACAAATACTATCGAAGAGTTTGGTCAACCAGGTAATTCCTTCCTCTCCCAGGCATTTCCATACCTCCAAAGGAATGTTATCAGGTCCCGGTGCCTTCCCACGCTTGGTATCTTTGATGGCCTCTTTTACCTCACTTCGGGGATGGGTGGGACATCTTCCTCCTTTGGTCCACCGTAACACTGGGGCCCACCAGGTTTACTGTCGGGTTACTGTATATATCACTCTGGGATACAGTATATATCGCACTGGGGCCCACCAGGTTTACTGTCAGGTTTAATCGTCAGTATATATCACTCTGGGATACAGCTGAGTTCTCAAATTTCAGACCCATGcacaatttatatttttaataaattGCTTCCTTCGCttcgaagaaaaaaagaagaaaattcatGTCGCAAGCTGCAAGCATATAACCAAGATTGTGACAGCTTACCAAATTTTGGAACAGTATCATGTTTCGTTAATCTGAAAGTTGAACAAATTATTCgggcattaattttttttttcctattttccaATATATTAATTTGCAAATCTAAGTTTTTCACCTTCCAAATCTTTGGACGACAAATTTCAATTTCAGGTCATCAATGAATGGGAAATATCCTGAAGTATGTTACCTGGTAACATAGTAGCCGGACTGCAAACTTTGTGCAAAGAAATTACTCTGGAACATAAACTTCATCGATTTTATTTACAGAAAGAACCCCATCAATTAAAAGGCTAATAGCGTCGCAACATTGGCAAGAACCAAACTTAAATCATACAATGTAAGAAAGTAAGCTTCTAACTATCAGCAGCCTTGAGCAGTCTGAGTAGATGGAGGAAGAGATTGATTATATCCAGGTACAAATTGACAGATGCCCAGATGTACTCATCATAAGAATAACGCTTTATCAGGTTGTCGGTATCATAAACGATATAACCACAAAATATAATTGCACCAACACCCTCGTAAATCATCGTGCCTATCTTCCCTAACGGAAAGAAAATCTGGAAGATGAACAAAAAAAAGAACACCTGAAGAatatgagaaatgaagaacatcaagAACCCAGCTTACAAATACCAAGTATTATACAACAtctataaagaaataaaaaaaaaaaagaaaaaaaagcacaAAAAGATGTACCAACCTGAATTATAGCAAAGACAATCAGCACTATGAGGGAGGCGAACAGGAAAGGTCCAAGAAAATTGAAATCATAGCCTCTCTTAGACGCCCAGAATGTGTACATAGTTAAGCTTACAACCACTACTGCTGTAAGTACAGCAGCCTCCAGAATAATCTTCCctgtaacaaaataaaattacatgAAATTCAGTTCAGAACCACAAGTCTCAAACAGAGAAACCCCTGCATTATATAGTTTCCTCCGGTACTACCAAGTTATTCCGTATTACCTAAACAATGAAAGATAAATCTGACCATCTTACAAAGCCGTAAACCAAAGGATTCCTAACTAAAAGAGTCAGGAAACAATCTGGGACGGTGGAACCTATGCAATTGCAACATAAAAACCTACATGACCAGCCCTATGCCAGTCTCTAAGGATGATGCTGCCAGACAACTGAAATATGGTTCTCGCTAGACCTGTCAATGATGGAACCAAAACCACATAAAGCAACAGTCAGTTCGGTGTCACACTTTACACTACTATACGACCTTCCTTGCACTCTAATTTATTCTCCTAGAACAATCGAGTTGTTGCAACACATCAATTACCTCTATGAGTTTTATTTTACAACCAAGCTTCCTAATTACAGTCATTTACCACCAAATTCAGCATTACCTAAAAAATCAAAGATAGACAGCATCCTAGAAAGTCGTAGAACAAATGAATCCTGACTAAAAGGGTCAAGTAACACTTATGCGCATAAGCCCCATTTGAGAAGACGGGAAACAAACTGCACATAATGATATTGCCAACTAACTTCTCCATAACAGGACACCAAACAACCCATACATCAAGCAAAGAATAGCATCGACAATATTAAGAATATATACCTGTTCAAAGCAGAATTATCACCTATCCAACATAGAAACCCTATCAAATTTCTCAATTCAGACAGAATTTGGGGCCAATTAAGATTCTTACCACTGGTGAGAGCACAAGACAATCCAACAGACATGGAAACCGCAACAGTAAATATACCGAGAAGTATAAAATTCACTGGATGCTTCTGGTGAAAGCATGCTAAAAGACATAGAACTGCAAAAATTCACACAtaaatcaagaataatcaaaacTTAAGTGATTAACCAGAAGAAAAAACACAAATCCCCAAAAGACGAGATCATCAGTTTACATACTTATGAGGGGAGTGATGAGAATAGCAATATAAAGTGAAAGACCGGCATGAGTATAAAGAATGTAATGAGAAACAGCaggaacaaaaacaacaacagatgAAACTGCAGCAGTCAACAACAATTGAATAGATACGATCGTGTAGATTTTTCTAATGAATGCCCATCTTAGTTCAGGACTTTCTGACATCATCGGATATAGTAATGGTTGTTCCGACGTTGTCCCTGATTCAATATCTCCGGAAGTTTTTCCATGGCTCCACATCTTCTTTACCGAATCAATAAATGATCAAGAGAATTCAAGAACTACAGGGAATTTACGAGAAGAGATAAGGAGTGGTTTGGGTTCGGTGAAGAGACTTTTGGAAAATTCAAAAGTCTTCGTCGGGTATATAATTTTAATTTTGGGATTATACTATTGACAGCTCGGTGGCTTGGCCATCTGAAACGCATAACAAATAAGAATAAATTAATACGGCTGCGGTTGGCTGCGGGGCTACTTGGGAGGTAACTGGTAAGATTGAGGAAGTGGAGCCTATCCGTGTAGCCGCCCCTTTTTCGGGTTGACTTTCATTTGGAAGAAACTCAGCAATATGTCTGCCTTCAAGATGAAGTTGGGTGCCTTTAGCAGATTCAATCTGGAGCAGTTCAGTGACTCAGTAACCGATTTCTCTTTGACCCCCGAGTCTAGAACTACTTGCATAATGCACACACTAAAACAAAATGATGGGTCAGTTATGGAATTAACCATACTAAGCCATACATACGTAGTAGACTACCAGTTGAAACCGATGGAATTAACCATACCAACCCTCAGTGCCGATTTTCTTTCATCAAGTTGCCCACAAACCAGTTGCACAGTCACCATGTATATGTTTTTGCGTACATTAAGCTTAATTATCATATTTATAAGTTTTCACTAAATTAACTTACAAAATACGTTTGTTCATGAGATAAATGAGATTGAAATGAAACTCCCCAGATATGAAGTCATTTCATTTACTGCTGAAATATATTCCCTCACTTGTTATAAATACGTACTTGGATCATCAACCCACTAGAGTCTAGAGATACAGAGTTACAGACATATCCTTTCCTTAGACAGATCAGAAAAAAAAAGTGCAGAAATGTTGACATTTCGATATTGTATGAGCATGATAATGCTCGTAATGCTATCATCGTTTGAAATGCGGCTTGCCGTTGAGCTCAGAGTGAAAAATATGTTAAGTAACCACAAAACAACTGTGATGGTTGTGTGTCATGCACCATTTTCCGACTGGTGGTCATTCAACCATACCATACCCGGGGTTGAAGTGACAATCAAGGTGGATTATCATGGGCCACCATCCGAACCACGTTATTGGGGCTGGGGACGACGTTATTATTGTAGCGCATTCTGGACTGGGGTTAAGCTGAAAATACTCAGTACTTTCGACGATCACAGGGCGTGCGAAGACAGGTGCATGATAGAGTTGAGAGATAACGGATCTTTCCGCCTGAACGATGATAAGTATAATTGGGATCCAATTGAGCATGTTCCTCATGTTCGTCATAAGAAATTATCATTTAACACACAGAATTTTGATGCTCTCATTAACCAATAAAAGTTTCCCAAAGTTATAAAACCCTTTTATTAACAAAAGTGTTCATACCCAAATGAATTGCTTGAAAATCCATGAATTGTATTGAATTGTTTTCTAGATTATGGGTAATTTTGTTTGCttcctgtaatttttttttttttagttattcCGTGTACTTCTGAACTGATTTCTAAAAATTGATGAGTACACAACAATCTTGATTACTGATGCCACCAAGTTGATATGCTCAATTAAGCTCTGGTCCAAAGGGCATGGGTTCAAATCTACTGTCAACTCATTTTTGTGAGTTGATGATGGAGGTTATACTTCAGATAAATTTTGCGACGGACCAAAAAGTTCCTCTTTTGTTTACAGGAGACTGTGATCCAGACTCTTTCAGAACCGCCTctcaaataattatttattgtggATCCGAAGTTTCACCCAAAATGAGTTCAATTTATTAGGGATTAGGTTGGGTTATGTATCTGGTTGATAAAATGGCTAACGTAGTCAAGTTCTTGTCAACTGAGCAGTAAAAAAGTCTTCAAAGagttccatttttttttcttttttttcctaagAAAAAATTGCATTGAATTACTTCAAACCTTACAAATGTTGTGATAGGAAATCAGGGACGATTTCTCACCCCTCATTACAAATATTGAAACGTCTACAATGCTTAACAGCTTTATCTG comes from Papaver somniferum cultivar HN1 chromosome 7, ASM357369v1, whole genome shotgun sequence and encodes:
- the LOC113300518 gene encoding protein LIFEGUARD 2-like isoform X1 gives rise to the protein MWSHGKTSGDIESGTTSEQPLLYPMMSESPELRWAFIRKIYTIVSIQLLLTAAVSSVVVFVPAVSHYILYTHAGLSLYIAILITPLIILCLLACFHQKHPVNFILLGIFTVAVSMSVGLSCALTSGKIILEAAVLTAVVVVSLTMYTFWASKRGYDFNFLGPFLFASLIVLIVFAIIQVFFFLFIFQIFFPLGKIGTMIYEGVGAIIFCGYIVYDTDNLIKRYSYDEYIWASVNLYLDIINLFLHLLRLLKAADS
- the LOC113300518 gene encoding protein LIFEGUARD 2-like isoform X2, which translates into the protein MWSHGKTSGDIESGTTSEQPLLYPMMSESPELRWAFIRKIYTIVSIQLLLTAAVSSVVVFVPAVSHYILYTHAGLSLYIAILITPLIILCLLACFHQKHPVNFILLGIFTVAVSMSVGLSCALTSGKIILEAAVLTAVVVVSLTMYTFWASKRGYDFNFLGPFLFASLIVLIVFAIIQIFFPLGKIGTMIYEGVGAIIFCGYIVYDTDNLIKRYSYDEYIWASVNLYLDIINLFLHLLRLLKAADS